One window of the Archangium primigenium genome contains the following:
- a CDS encoding CHAP domain-containing protein, with protein MTRRPLLLACLLGVFLAPPVLGAPRVAAKPAVAQAKAPSKAKRTPVRATKAKPPSRGKRVAARASGLVGRSLANQAVTDDCSGLVRLAYQAVGVELLTQGSLRPGENAASAMYRRAQRTGALHRKTPRPGDIVFFHETYDRNRDGLRNDGVTHVGVIESVAKDGTVVFVHRGGQSVARARMNLRQSQHKSAKGHLLNDYLRRAEQGERARLTGELFVGYGSAQRLTSAR; from the coding sequence ATGACGAGACGACCGCTCCTGCTGGCCTGCCTGCTGGGCGTCTTCCTCGCGCCCCCCGTGCTGGGGGCGCCGCGGGTCGCCGCGAAGCCCGCGGTGGCCCAGGCCAAGGCCCCGTCCAAGGCGAAGCGGACCCCGGTCCGGGCCACGAAGGCCAAGCCTCCCTCCCGGGGCAAGCGCGTGGCGGCCCGGGCGTCGGGGCTCGTGGGCCGCTCGCTGGCGAACCAGGCCGTCACGGATGACTGCTCGGGGCTCGTGCGGCTGGCGTACCAGGCCGTGGGCGTCGAGCTGTTGACCCAGGGCAGCCTCCGCCCGGGCGAGAACGCGGCGAGCGCCATGTACCGGCGGGCCCAGCGCACGGGCGCGCTGCACCGCAAGACGCCCCGGCCCGGCGACATCGTCTTCTTCCACGAGACGTACGACCGCAACCGCGATGGCCTGCGCAACGACGGCGTGACGCACGTGGGGGTCATCGAGTCGGTGGCCAAGGACGGCACGGTGGTCTTCGTGCACCGGGGCGGCCAGAGCGTGGCGCGCGCGCGGATGAACCTGCGCCAGTCCCAACACAAGAGCGCCAAGGGCCACCTCCTCAACGACTACCTGCGCCGGGCCGAGCAGGGCGAGCGCGCGCGGCTCACGGGCGAACTCTTCGTGGGCTACGGCTCGGCCCAGCGGCTGACGTCGGCCCGCTGA
- a CDS encoding nucleotide sugar dehydrogenase: MRVMVSPLLNQIRQREAKVGVVGMGYVGLPLGMAFAEAGFPVTGLDVDTRKVDSIGKGESYIKHIKSEPLKVLTDSGKLKATNDFAKAKELDCIIICVPTPLTASREPDMSYIIKTGEALAPHVRRGQLFILESTTYPGTTDEVLKPLLEKGGLKAGVDFHLAFSPEREDPGNKNFNTKTIPKIVGGHTPACLEVAQALYSSALKDTVPVSSTRVAELSKLLENIFRCVNIAMVNEMKMLCDRMNIDVWEVIQAASTKPFGFMPFTPGPGLGGHCIPIDPFYLTWKAREFEFHTKFIELAGEVNQQMPYYVVQRTMEALNKQRKTLNGSKVLCLGAAYKKDIDDMRESPSLRVITLLKGTGAEVDYHDPYVPKLEEGHGFHFNMTSVPLSPETLEKYDAVVILTDHSNIDYVEVVKHSSVVVDTRNACKNVGPGREKVTKA; the protein is encoded by the coding sequence ATGCGCGTTATGGTGAGCCCGTTGCTGAATCAGATCCGTCAGCGTGAGGCGAAGGTCGGTGTGGTGGGGATGGGCTACGTGGGTCTTCCGCTGGGCATGGCGTTCGCGGAGGCGGGCTTCCCGGTGACGGGGCTCGACGTGGACACGCGCAAGGTGGACAGCATCGGCAAGGGCGAGAGCTACATCAAGCACATCAAGAGCGAGCCGCTCAAGGTGCTGACGGACTCGGGCAAGCTCAAGGCGACCAACGACTTCGCCAAGGCGAAGGAGCTCGACTGCATCATCATCTGCGTGCCCACGCCGCTCACCGCGTCGCGTGAGCCGGACATGAGCTACATCATCAAGACGGGCGAGGCGCTCGCGCCGCACGTGCGCCGCGGCCAGCTCTTCATCCTCGAGTCCACCACCTACCCGGGCACCACGGACGAGGTCCTCAAGCCCCTGCTGGAGAAGGGCGGCCTCAAGGCGGGCGTGGACTTCCACCTGGCCTTCAGCCCCGAGCGCGAGGACCCGGGCAACAAGAACTTCAACACCAAGACGATCCCGAAGATCGTGGGCGGCCACACGCCCGCGTGCCTCGAGGTGGCCCAGGCGCTCTACTCCAGCGCCCTCAAGGACACCGTGCCCGTGTCGAGCACCCGCGTGGCCGAGCTCTCCAAGCTCCTGGAGAACATCTTCCGCTGCGTGAACATCGCCATGGTCAACGAGATGAAGATGCTCTGCGACCGCATGAACATCGACGTGTGGGAGGTCATCCAGGCCGCGTCCACCAAGCCCTTCGGCTTCATGCCCTTCACGCCGGGCCCGGGCCTGGGCGGCCACTGCATCCCCATCGATCCCTTCTACCTCACGTGGAAGGCGCGCGAGTTCGAGTTCCACACCAAGTTCATCGAGCTGGCCGGTGAGGTGAACCAGCAGATGCCCTACTACGTGGTGCAGCGCACCATGGAGGCGCTCAACAAGCAGCGCAAGACGCTCAACGGCTCCAAGGTGCTCTGCCTCGGCGCGGCGTACAAGAAGGACATCGACGACATGCGCGAGAGCCCCAGCCTGCGCGTCATCACCCTGCTCAAGGGCACGGGCGCCGAGGTGGACTACCACGACCCGTACGTGCCCAAGCTGGAGGAGGGCCACGGCTTCCACTTCAACATGACGTCCGTGCCGCTCTCGCCCGAGACGCTCGAGAAGTACGACGCGGTGGTCATCCTCACCGACCACTCCAACATCGACTACGTCGAGGTGGTCAAGCACTCCAGCGTCGTGGTCGACACGCGCAACGCCTGCAAGAACGTGGGCCCGGGCCGCGAGAAGGTCACCAAGGCCTAG
- the uvsE gene encoding UV DNA damage repair endonuclease UvsE, with protein MRDEPSAYRLGYVAQSLTLGVGASHTCRLASATPERLTALIAQNLAELEQLLLFNEAHGIELFRIGSSLIPFGSHPVNTLPWWSTHARDFDRLGHIARRSRQRLSLHPSPAAASLTSVHQRVRDAALAELRYSARVLDLLGQGPEARVVLHLGGAAPSRPEALDTAHRFLDGMPAELRDRIVLEHDDKVWSARETLALARAHGLPMLADNLHNALEPSDPVMPLDELLRASAASWRVLDLRPKFHLASQAPGGRPGAHADRIDPEDFRAVVAALDGPADLMLEAKDKDLALFALREQNIPPRKRSRAPRDVQAPTRE; from the coding sequence ATGCGAGACGAACCCTCCGCCTACCGCCTTGGCTACGTCGCCCAGAGTCTCACCCTCGGCGTGGGAGCGAGCCACACGTGCCGGCTCGCCAGCGCCACGCCCGAGCGGCTGACGGCGCTCATCGCGCAGAACCTGGCCGAGCTGGAGCAGCTCCTCCTCTTCAACGAGGCGCACGGCATCGAGCTGTTCCGCATCGGCTCCTCGCTCATTCCGTTCGGCTCCCATCCCGTCAACACCTTGCCGTGGTGGAGCACCCACGCGCGGGACTTCGATCGCCTGGGCCACATCGCCCGGCGCTCGCGCCAACGGCTGTCCCTGCACCCGTCCCCCGCGGCGGCGTCCCTGACGTCGGTGCACCAGCGGGTGCGGGACGCCGCGCTCGCCGAGCTGCGCTACTCGGCCCGCGTGTTGGACCTGTTGGGGCAGGGGCCCGAGGCGCGGGTGGTCCTCCACCTCGGGGGCGCGGCGCCGAGCCGCCCCGAGGCGCTCGACACCGCGCACCGCTTCCTGGACGGCATGCCCGCGGAGCTGCGCGATCGGATCGTGCTCGAACACGACGACAAGGTGTGGAGCGCGCGCGAGACGCTCGCCCTGGCGCGGGCCCATGGCCTGCCCATGCTCGCGGACAACCTGCACAACGCCCTGGAGCCCTCGGACCCGGTGATGCCGCTGGACGAGCTGCTGCGCGCCTCGGCGGCGTCCTGGCGCGTGCTGGACCTCCGCCCCAAGTTCCACCTGGCGAGCCAGGCGCCCGGCGGCCGACCCGGCGCCCACGCGGACCGGATCGATCCCGAGGACTTCCGGGCCGTGGTGGCCGCCCTGGACGGCCCCGCGGACCTGATGCTGGAGGCCAAGGACAAGGACCTGGCGCTGTTCGCCCTGCGCGAGCAGAACATTCCGCCCCGGAAGCGCTCGCGGGCGCCGCGAGACGTGCAGGCCCCGACGCGCGAATAG
- a CDS encoding SDR family oxidoreductase — translation MNDKVVVITGASGGIGAALARQVAGQAGRVVLAARREPELRQVAAQCGPDALVVPADVTRREDLQRVLDAALGRFGHVDVWVNNAGRGISKLVSELTDEDFDEMMRVNVKSALYGMQAVLPHFQARGRGHLINVSSMLGRVPYVPFRSAYNAAKHALNALTANLRMEVRERFPHIHVSTVLPGPVATDFGVNALGGGPDSRRLPNAQTPEEVAAVIQELIARPRGDVYTRPEYHDQVLAWYATADQGAPDKA, via the coding sequence ATGAACGACAAGGTCGTGGTCATCACCGGGGCCAGCGGGGGCATTGGCGCCGCCCTGGCGCGTCAGGTGGCGGGACAGGCAGGCCGCGTGGTGCTCGCCGCGCGGCGCGAGCCGGAGCTGCGGCAGGTGGCCGCCCAGTGCGGGCCGGACGCCCTGGTCGTCCCCGCCGACGTCACCCGGCGCGAGGACCTCCAGCGCGTGCTGGACGCGGCGCTCGGCCGCTTCGGCCACGTGGACGTCTGGGTGAACAACGCGGGCCGGGGCATCAGCAAGCTCGTCTCCGAGCTCACCGACGAGGACTTCGACGAGATGATGCGCGTGAACGTCAAGTCGGCGCTCTACGGCATGCAGGCGGTGCTTCCCCACTTCCAGGCGCGCGGCCGGGGCCACCTCATCAACGTGTCGTCCATGCTCGGCCGCGTGCCCTACGTGCCCTTCCGCTCGGCCTACAACGCCGCCAAGCACGCGCTCAACGCCCTCACCGCCAACCTGCGCATGGAGGTGCGCGAGCGCTTCCCCCACATCCACGTGTCCACCGTGCTGCCGGGACCCGTGGCCACCGACTTCGGCGTGAACGCGCTGGGCGGCGGACCCGACTCGCGCCGCCTGCCCAACGCGCAGACCCCCGAGGAGGTCGCCGCCGTCATCCAGGAGCTCATCGCGCGGCCCCGGGGTGACGTGTACACCCGGCCCGAGTACCACGACCAGGTTCTCGCCTGGTACGCCACCGCGGACCAGGGCGCCCCGGACAAGGCCTGA
- a CDS encoding flavin-containing monooxygenase codes for MSDPRHVQILIVGAGFGGLCAAIRLKQRGREDFLVLERAGAVGGVWRDNAYPGCACDVQSHLFSFSFAPNPRWTQDYSPQEEIQAYLDGCVARFGLGPHLRLGHEVLEATWHEDARRWRVRTSRGDFTADVLVSAMGALSEPAAPELPGLETFQGKVMHSARWDHAHALAGRRVAVVGTGASAIQFVPRIQPEVARLTLFQRTPPWILPRGNRPFAPRTRRLLERLPLARLLLRAGLFVRQESLLLAFRHAAVMRGVRWMALRHLARGVPDPMLRARLTPDYAMGCKRVLVSDDYLPALTRPNVELVTDPLVEVRPHGLVTRAGTEYPADTLILGTGFRVSEHPAYQRIRGRDGRSLAETFAHSPQAHLGVTVAGFPNLFLLMGPNSLLAHNSVVLMIESQVAHLLGALDFLRARGLTRVEPRPEAQAAFVAAVEAATREGVWTTGGCTSWYLDATGRNSALWPGFTFTYRRRVQRFNPAEYLTA; via the coding sequence ATGTCGGACCCGCGTCACGTCCAGATCCTCATCGTTGGCGCCGGCTTCGGCGGACTGTGCGCCGCCATCCGGCTCAAGCAGCGGGGGCGCGAGGACTTCCTCGTGCTGGAGCGCGCCGGGGCCGTGGGCGGCGTCTGGCGCGACAACGCCTATCCAGGCTGCGCGTGCGACGTGCAGTCGCACCTCTTCTCCTTCTCCTTCGCGCCCAACCCGCGCTGGACGCAGGACTACTCGCCCCAGGAGGAGATCCAGGCGTACCTGGACGGGTGCGTCGCGCGCTTCGGCCTCGGGCCCCACCTGCGCCTGGGCCACGAGGTGCTCGAGGCCACGTGGCACGAGGACGCGCGGCGCTGGCGGGTGCGCACGTCGCGGGGGGACTTCACCGCGGACGTGCTCGTGTCCGCCATGGGGGCCCTGAGCGAGCCCGCGGCGCCCGAGCTGCCCGGGCTGGAGACGTTCCAGGGCAAGGTCATGCACTCGGCGCGGTGGGACCATGCCCACGCGCTCGCGGGCCGCCGGGTCGCGGTGGTGGGCACCGGGGCCTCGGCGATCCAGTTCGTGCCGCGCATCCAACCCGAGGTGGCGCGCCTGACGCTCTTCCAGCGCACGCCGCCGTGGATCCTCCCCCGCGGCAACCGGCCCTTCGCCCCGCGCACGCGCCGCCTCCTCGAGCGGCTGCCCCTGGCGCGGCTGCTCCTGCGCGCGGGCCTGTTCGTGCGGCAGGAGTCCCTGCTGCTCGCCTTCCGCCATGCCGCCGTCATGCGCGGGGTGCGGTGGATGGCGCTGCGCCACCTGGCGCGCGGCGTGCCGGACCCCATGCTCCGGGCGCGGCTGACGCCCGACTACGCCATGGGCTGCAAGCGCGTGCTCGTCTCGGACGACTACCTGCCGGCGCTCACCCGGCCCAACGTGGAGCTCGTCACGGATCCCCTGGTGGAGGTGCGCCCCCACGGCCTCGTCACGCGCGCGGGCACCGAGTACCCGGCCGACACGCTCATCCTCGGCACGGGCTTTCGCGTGTCCGAGCACCCCGCCTACCAGCGCATTCGCGGCCGCGACGGGCGCTCGCTCGCCGAGACCTTCGCCCACAGCCCCCAGGCGCACCTGGGCGTGACGGTGGCGGGCTTTCCCAACCTCTTCCTGCTCATGGGGCCCAACTCCCTCTTGGCCCACAACTCCGTGGTGCTGATGATCGAGTCCCAGGTGGCGCACCTGCTCGGCGCCCTGGACTTCCTGCGCGCGCGGGGGCTCACCCGCGTGGAGCCGCGCCCCGAGGCCCAGGCGGCCTTCGTCGCCGCCGTGGAGGCCGCCACGCGCGAGGGCGTGTGGACCACGGGCGGCTGCACGAGCTGGTACCTGGATGCCACGGGCCGCAACTCCGCGCTCTGGCCCGGCTTCACCTTCACCTACCGGCGCCGCGTCCAGCGCTTCAATCCCGCCGAGTACCTCACCGCCTGA
- a CDS encoding HAD-IA family hydrolase, translating into MRLPEGSRLTARGLLFDVDGTLIDSHLGVEKAWERWAARVGIDWPHLLANLHGRRMVDTIQRFAPPGVDVAQECAWVEQAELTTDDGIVPIAGARAFLESLPPECWMVVTSATRALALHRFALTGLPRPRRLLPGDEIQRGKPDPQGYALGIEALGCAASDTLVFEDARVGILAGRAAGARVLAIAGAERAEHLDDVDWIPDFSTLSYEGRDARGQLVLRVGH; encoded by the coding sequence ATGCGACTGCCCGAGGGCAGCCGGCTCACCGCCCGGGGCCTGCTGTTCGACGTGGACGGCACGCTCATCGACTCGCACCTCGGCGTGGAGAAGGCCTGGGAGCGCTGGGCCGCGCGCGTGGGCATCGACTGGCCCCACCTGCTGGCGAACCTGCATGGCCGCCGCATGGTGGACACCATCCAGCGCTTCGCGCCCCCGGGCGTGGACGTGGCCCAGGAATGCGCCTGGGTGGAGCAGGCGGAGCTCACCACCGATGACGGCATCGTGCCCATCGCCGGGGCGCGGGCCTTCCTGGAGTCCCTGCCGCCCGAGTGCTGGATGGTGGTGACGTCGGCCACGCGGGCCCTGGCCCTGCACCGCTTCGCGCTGACCGGACTGCCGCGTCCGCGCCGGCTGCTGCCGGGGGATGAAATCCAGCGCGGCAAGCCGGATCCGCAGGGCTATGCCCTGGGCATCGAGGCCCTGGGCTGCGCGGCCTCGGACACGCTGGTGTTCGAGGACGCGCGCGTGGGCATCCTCGCCGGACGCGCCGCCGGGGCGCGGGTGCTCGCCATCGCGGGCGCCGAGCGCGCCGAGCACCTCGACGACGTGGACTGGATTCCGGACTTCTCCACACTGTCCTATGAAGGACGGGACGCGCGGGGCCAACTCGTGCTGCGCGTGGGTCATTGA
- a CDS encoding metallopeptidase TldD-related protein — protein MRIRNRSVLTLLATSVLLTAAAPPPDARVTLVDAMAEELQRNQQQLKLRNHEAPYFISYQLKDTDQAVLIARYGSIFLDDTSRHRRLYVDTRVGAYDFDNSGPEEYAFYGSPGTSYVVNKDGPLDDSPLALRTALWLATDEKYKASLSQLLKKKGEHVYMVEDPNRPPSFSREKPVRAVQPPLAFPFDRARWSRVARELSARFAPYPELFDSEVRITADKVTRLFVSTEGSRIVSEEVMYGLHVTAVTRAEDGQLLNSARNYYAPTEAGLPDEKALDVAATRVIEELRALRQAPAIDPYTGPAILAPEAAGVLFHEAVGHRLEGDRQDGEGEGKTFRGQVGKAVLPAFLSIVDDPTMRTLQGEPLNGFYEYDEEGVKGQRTVLVDKGVLKSYLLSRRPVEGFLQSNGHGRSQGSAKPVARMANLIVESTKQVDDAELKRQLIAEAKRQGRPYGLIIRDITGGNTNTSSYGYQAFKGVPRMVFRVDVKTGEESLVRGVEIVGTPLSAINRIQVTGRKSGIFNGFCGAESGHVPVSTVAPALLLQEIELQRTQEGKDRPPLLPRPTDAGAASKEAR, from the coding sequence GTGCGAATCCGAAACCGCTCCGTCCTGACGCTGCTCGCCACCTCCGTCCTGCTCACCGCGGCCGCCCCTCCTCCCGATGCGCGGGTGACCCTGGTGGATGCCATGGCCGAGGAGCTCCAGCGCAACCAGCAACAGCTCAAGCTGCGCAACCACGAGGCCCCGTACTTCATCAGCTACCAGCTCAAGGACACGGACCAGGCCGTCCTCATCGCGCGCTACGGCTCCATCTTCCTCGACGACACCTCGCGCCACCGCCGGCTGTACGTGGACACGCGCGTGGGCGCGTACGACTTCGACAACTCGGGCCCGGAGGAGTACGCCTTCTATGGCAGCCCGGGCACCAGCTACGTCGTCAACAAGGACGGCCCCCTGGACGACTCGCCCCTGGCGCTGCGCACCGCGCTCTGGCTCGCCACGGACGAGAAGTACAAGGCCTCGCTCAGCCAGCTGCTCAAGAAGAAGGGCGAGCACGTCTACATGGTGGAGGATCCCAACCGCCCGCCGTCCTTCTCCCGGGAGAAGCCGGTGCGCGCGGTGCAGCCGCCGCTGGCCTTCCCCTTCGATCGCGCCCGCTGGTCCCGGGTGGCGCGCGAGCTGTCCGCGCGCTTCGCCCCGTACCCGGAGCTGTTCGACTCGGAGGTGCGCATCACCGCGGACAAGGTGACGCGGCTCTTCGTGTCCACCGAGGGCAGCCGCATCGTGTCCGAGGAGGTGATGTACGGCCTGCACGTGACGGCGGTGACGCGCGCGGAGGACGGCCAGCTGCTCAACAGCGCGCGCAACTACTACGCGCCCACCGAGGCGGGCCTGCCGGACGAGAAGGCGCTGGACGTGGCGGCCACCCGCGTCATCGAGGAGCTGCGCGCGCTGCGCCAGGCGCCCGCCATCGATCCCTACACGGGCCCGGCCATCCTGGCGCCGGAGGCCGCGGGGGTGCTCTTCCACGAGGCGGTGGGCCACCGGCTGGAAGGGGACCGGCAGGACGGGGAGGGCGAGGGCAAGACGTTCCGGGGCCAGGTGGGCAAGGCGGTGCTGCCCGCGTTCCTGAGCATCGTGGACGACCCCACGATGCGCACGCTCCAGGGCGAGCCGCTCAACGGCTTCTACGAGTACGACGAGGAGGGCGTGAAGGGGCAGCGCACGGTGCTCGTGGACAAGGGCGTGCTCAAGAGCTACCTGCTGTCGCGTCGGCCCGTGGAGGGCTTCCTCCAGTCCAACGGCCACGGCCGCAGCCAGGGCTCGGCCAAGCCCGTGGCGCGCATGGCCAACCTCATCGTCGAGTCCACCAAGCAGGTGGATGACGCCGAGCTGAAGCGGCAGCTCATCGCGGAGGCCAAGCGCCAGGGCCGCCCCTACGGGCTCATCATCCGCGACATCACCGGGGGCAACACCAACACCTCCAGCTATGGCTACCAGGCGTTCAAGGGCGTGCCGCGCATGGTGTTCCGCGTGGACGTGAAGACGGGCGAGGAGTCGCTGGTGCGGGGCGTGGAGATCGTGGGCACGCCCCTGTCGGCCATCAACCGCATCCAGGTCACCGGGCGCAAGTCGGGCATCTTCAACGGCTTCTGTGGCGCGGAGAGCGGCCACGTGCCCGTGTCCACGGTGGCGCCCGCGCTGCTGTTGCAGGAGATCGAGCTGCAGCGCACCCAGGAGGGCAAGGATCGGCCGCCCCTGCTGCCGCGGCCCACGGACGCGGGCGCCGCCAGCAAGGAGGCGCGCTAG
- the rpsD gene encoding 30S ribosomal protein S4, with product MARNTGPRGRVCRRLGIALSNITAKDPDKDPVLRRPYPPGQHGATARPSVSDYAQRLREKQKLKLFYGLLEKQCRRAFMEARRSPGNTGTVLLQLLERRLDVVVLRAGLATSIRQARQFVRHGYLQVDGGRVNIPSFRVKNGGEVRFAPTHAALPIVVASHERMKDRQVPAYLQVVDGGKGVRFVREAEREEIPVNVNAPFIVEFYAQRV from the coding sequence GTGGCGCGGAATACGGGACCTCGCGGCAGGGTGTGCCGTCGGCTGGGGATTGCGCTGTCGAACATCACCGCGAAGGATCCGGACAAGGATCCGGTGTTGCGCCGGCCCTATCCCCCCGGTCAGCACGGCGCCACGGCGCGGCCCTCGGTGAGTGACTACGCGCAGCGGCTGCGCGAGAAGCAGAAGCTCAAGCTGTTCTACGGGCTTTTGGAGAAGCAGTGCCGCCGGGCGTTCATGGAGGCGCGGCGCTCGCCGGGCAACACGGGCACGGTGCTCTTGCAACTGCTGGAGCGGCGGCTGGACGTGGTGGTGCTGCGCGCGGGCCTGGCCACGAGCATCCGTCAGGCACGGCAGTTCGTGCGCCACGGCTACCTGCAGGTGGACGGCGGGCGGGTGAACATCCCGAGCTTCCGGGTGAAGAACGGCGGCGAGGTCCGCTTCGCGCCCACGCACGCGGCGCTGCCCATCGTGGTGGCGAGCCACGAGCGGATGAAGGATCGCCAGGTGCCGGCCTACCTGCAGGTGGTGGACGGAGGCAAGGGCGTGCGCTTCGTGCGCGAGGCGGAGCGGGAGGAGATCCCCGTCAACGTCAACGCGCCCTTCATCGTGGAGTTCTACGCGCAGCGGGTGTGA
- a CDS encoding alginate lyase family protein, producing MGTLGYYSTIARLAPVGLARGMVRRVHGKARQALYKQRERLDERGVLAAFGVTSAEALAERALAVRPGGAWCEVGQRDSARTALEAVEGGVERALERAEAALRGEYHVFGVPVCFGEGQPVDWSLDVGSGYRYPVVPVERLKLAQPGVDPKFPWELGRLDCLVALGQGYWVARDEARRRAFARAFVLRALDFLQANPVGEGVQWTCPMDVALRGANLAQALRLFADAPEARRPEFLVPVLQAIAEHAAWVETHLEDGGAVPNNHLVSNFVGLLVMGLLFPELPDAERQTALAVAGLRTQVAAQVHADGSSFEGSIPYHRLSVELFTLALVVARTRGVDLGSVYEQRLLGMFKASRCWTSEHGLAPQVGDNDSGRVFPFREREGREQGYLAPLGAALFGDVGLGGGDFPDEAAWLLGRPGLERFRASRPAPAPVSTSFPEGGFHVLRGAGAVVTVSAGAQGQGGVGGHSHNDKLSFELHLDGRPVIVDPGTGTYTREPAVRNALRSTASHNTLQVDGTEQAPLEPHRLFALPESARARVQVFQTGGELERLHARHDGYRVLSAPVAVERTFLLDKRERALGIVETLVGVGLHEVTGRLHLPDREARLSKPTAGQLARASRVPEAPRSFEAIAVELGPEDSPVAMVLFQEGVCPRLETSRYSPGYGLLVESRVVVFGATLSPPACLRWVVVFG from the coding sequence ATGGGCACGCTGGGCTACTACTCGACGATCGCACGACTGGCTCCGGTGGGACTCGCACGCGGCATGGTGCGGCGGGTCCACGGCAAGGCGCGCCAGGCGCTCTACAAGCAGCGCGAGCGGCTCGACGAGCGGGGCGTGCTGGCGGCCTTCGGGGTGACGAGCGCCGAGGCGCTGGCCGAGCGCGCGCTGGCGGTGCGTCCGGGCGGGGCCTGGTGCGAGGTCGGGCAGCGGGACTCCGCGCGCACGGCGCTCGAGGCCGTGGAGGGCGGGGTGGAGCGCGCGCTGGAGCGGGCCGAGGCGGCCCTGCGCGGCGAGTACCACGTCTTTGGTGTCCCCGTGTGTTTCGGTGAGGGCCAGCCGGTGGACTGGTCCCTGGATGTGGGCAGCGGCTACCGCTACCCGGTGGTGCCGGTGGAGCGGCTGAAGCTGGCCCAGCCGGGCGTGGATCCCAAGTTCCCCTGGGAGCTGGGCCGGCTGGACTGCCTCGTGGCGCTCGGCCAGGGCTACTGGGTGGCCCGGGACGAGGCGCGGCGGCGGGCGTTCGCGCGCGCCTTCGTGCTGCGCGCGCTCGACTTCCTCCAGGCCAACCCCGTGGGCGAGGGCGTGCAGTGGACGTGCCCCATGGACGTGGCGCTGCGGGGCGCCAACCTGGCCCAGGCGCTGCGCCTGTTCGCGGATGCCCCCGAGGCCCGGCGGCCTGAGTTCCTCGTGCCCGTCTTGCAAGCGATCGCGGAGCACGCGGCCTGGGTGGAGACGCACCTCGAGGATGGCGGCGCGGTGCCCAACAACCACCTCGTCTCCAACTTCGTGGGCCTGCTGGTCATGGGCCTCCTGTTCCCCGAGCTGCCGGACGCGGAGCGCCAGACGGCGCTGGCGGTGGCGGGGCTGCGCACCCAGGTGGCGGCGCAGGTGCACGCGGATGGCAGCTCCTTCGAGGGCTCCATTCCCTACCACCGCCTGTCGGTGGAGCTCTTCACGCTGGCGCTCGTGGTGGCGCGCACCCGGGGCGTGGACCTGGGGAGCGTCTACGAGCAGCGGCTGCTCGGCATGTTCAAGGCCTCGCGCTGCTGGACGTCCGAGCACGGCCTGGCGCCGCAGGTGGGCGACAACGACTCCGGCCGCGTCTTCCCCTTCCGGGAGCGGGAGGGCCGCGAGCAGGGCTACCTGGCGCCCCTGGGGGCGGCGCTCTTCGGGGACGTGGGCCTCGGGGGCGGGGACTTCCCGGACGAGGCGGCGTGGCTCCTGGGCCGGCCCGGCCTCGAGCGCTTCCGCGCGTCGCGGCCCGCGCCCGCGCCGGTGTCGACGAGCTTTCCCGAGGGCGGCTTCCACGTGCTGCGCGGGGCCGGGGCGGTGGTGACGGTGAGCGCCGGCGCCCAGGGACAGGGTGGGGTGGGCGGCCACAGCCACAACGACAAGCTCTCCTTCGAGCTGCACCTGGACGGGCGCCCCGTCATCGTGGATCCGGGCACGGGCACGTACACGCGGGAGCCCGCGGTGCGCAACGCCCTGCGCTCCACGGCGTCGCACAACACGCTGCAGGTGGACGGCACGGAGCAGGCGCCGCTCGAGCCGCACCGGCTCTTCGCGCTGCCCGAGTCGGCGCGCGCGCGGGTGCAGGTGTTCCAGACGGGCGGCGAATTGGAGCGGCTGCACGCGCGGCACGACGGCTACCGCGTGCTCTCCGCGCCCGTGGCCGTGGAGCGCACGTTCTTGCTCGACAAACGAGAGCGCGCGCTGGGAATCGTCGAAACTTTGGTGGGGGTGGGGCTTCACGAAGTGACTGGGAGACTCCACCTTCCGGACCGCGAGGCGAGATTGAGCAAGCCCACCGCCGGGCAGCTGGCGCGGGCGAGTCGAGTGCCGGAAGCCCCGCGTTCTTTCGAAGCCATCGCGGTGGAGCTGGGGCCGGAGGACAGCCCCGTGGCGATGGTGCTCTTTCAAGAAGGTGTCTGTCCGCGGTTGGAGACGTCCCGGTACTCGCCGGGCTACGGCCTCCTGGTGGAATCGCGGGTGGTGGTGTTCGGAGCGACGCTGTCGCCTCCGGCGTGTTTGCGGTGGGTTGTTGTTTTCGGGTGA